In Actinoplanes sp. NBC_00393, a single genomic region encodes these proteins:
- a CDS encoding MDR family MFS transporter, giving the protein MTTASRTTASTAPPEDRTTGLSSSDRTLIGLLVFSAFVVILNETVMSLALPRLMADLQISAATGQWLTTGFLLAMAVVIPATGFIMQRFTLRQIFVAAMGLFSLGTAIAAAAPGFELLLAGRIVQAAGTGVMIPLVMTTAMTLVPPHARGRIMGLISIVISVAPAVGPTISGLVLSRLSWRWLFLVVLPIALLTLALGAWKVRNITTPKQAHLDVLSLVLSAAGFGGLIYGLSSLGEAAGHAPVAPWIPVTAGLAALALFVWRQRALQNGRGPLMDLRVFRHRSFTVSLLVLVTGFIGLFGALILLPIYLQNVHGTGTLEAGLLVLPGGVAMGVLSPIVGRLYDRFGPRPLVLPGTIALTAALWLLSTAGPTTPLALVVGYHVLLTSGLATLLTPLMTAALGALPADLYGHGSAIISTLQQVGGAAGTALFITVLSKTTTSRLADGADTLSATTAGIQQAFLWGAAISLVAVAVSLLVRRTEAVVPGHAAIH; this is encoded by the coding sequence GTGACCACCGCATCTCGGACCACCGCGTCAACCGCACCGCCGGAGGACCGGACAACCGGGCTGAGCAGCTCCGACCGGACCCTGATCGGCCTGCTCGTGTTCTCCGCGTTCGTCGTGATCCTCAACGAGACGGTCATGTCGCTCGCGCTGCCGCGCCTCATGGCGGACCTGCAGATCTCCGCGGCGACCGGGCAGTGGCTGACCACCGGCTTCCTGCTGGCGATGGCCGTGGTCATCCCGGCGACCGGCTTCATCATGCAGCGCTTCACGCTGCGCCAGATCTTCGTCGCCGCGATGGGCCTGTTCAGCCTCGGCACCGCCATCGCCGCCGCCGCACCCGGCTTCGAACTGCTCCTGGCCGGCCGCATCGTGCAGGCCGCCGGCACCGGTGTGATGATCCCGCTGGTCATGACGACCGCGATGACGCTGGTCCCGCCGCACGCCCGCGGCCGGATCATGGGCCTCATCTCGATCGTCATCTCGGTGGCGCCCGCGGTCGGCCCGACCATCTCCGGTCTGGTGCTGTCCCGGCTGAGCTGGCGCTGGCTGTTCCTGGTCGTCCTGCCGATCGCCCTGCTCACCCTGGCACTGGGCGCCTGGAAGGTCCGCAACATCACCACGCCGAAGCAGGCGCACCTGGACGTACTCTCTCTGGTCCTGTCCGCCGCCGGTTTCGGCGGTCTGATCTACGGCCTGTCGAGCCTCGGTGAAGCCGCCGGTCACGCCCCGGTCGCGCCCTGGATCCCGGTCACCGCCGGCCTGGCTGCCCTCGCCCTGTTCGTGTGGCGCCAGCGAGCCCTGCAGAACGGCCGCGGCCCGCTGATGGACCTGCGCGTCTTCCGGCACCGCTCGTTCACCGTCAGTCTGCTCGTACTGGTGACGGGTTTCATCGGCCTGTTCGGCGCGCTGATCCTGCTGCCCATCTACCTGCAGAACGTGCACGGCACCGGCACCCTCGAGGCCGGCCTGCTGGTCCTGCCCGGCGGCGTCGCCATGGGCGTGCTGTCGCCGATCGTCGGCCGCCTCTACGACCGCTTCGGCCCGCGCCCGCTGGTGCTGCCCGGCACGATCGCCCTCACCGCCGCGCTGTGGTTGCTGTCCACAGCCGGCCCGACGACGCCGCTAGCCCTGGTGGTCGGCTACCACGTCCTGCTGACCAGCGGCCTGGCCACGTTGCTGACCCCGCTGATGACCGCCGCGCTCGGCGCCCTGCCCGCTGACCTCTATGGCCACGGCAGCGCCATCATCAGCACCTTGCAGCAGGTCGGGGGCGCGGCCGGCACGGCCCTGTTCATCACCGTGCTGTCCAAGACCACCACGTCGCGCCTCGCCGACGGCGCCGACACCCTGTCGGCCACCACGGCCGGCATCCAGCAGGCTTTCCTGTGGGGCGCGGCCATCTCCCTGGTCGCGGTCGCAGTCTCCCTTCTGGTACGCCGTACCGAAGCGGTCGTCCCGGGCCACGCCGCCATCCACTGA
- a CDS encoding TetR/AcrR family transcriptional regulator, whose translation MTDTTDLRERRRLATRAEIEAAAIDLFAQRGSERTTVEDIAATAGVSQRTFFRYFPTKEDAALDVNRVFQEAIATRIAGSSGLPDVFEAVSAALAELSAGGSAPIDRLLRVRCLVARDDNLRRVAMNLDAEFCRANQDRIASALGGGSELRARVMMDTVTAAMRAALDEWAMRRQSGEDTDLVEVFRQACAFQYEMLQSVFAR comes from the coding sequence GTGACTGACACCACGGATCTGCGGGAGCGGCGCCGACTCGCCACCCGTGCCGAGATCGAGGCCGCGGCCATCGACCTGTTCGCCCAGCGCGGGTCCGAGCGCACCACCGTCGAGGACATCGCCGCGACCGCCGGTGTCTCGCAGCGGACGTTCTTCCGCTACTTCCCCACCAAAGAAGATGCCGCCCTCGACGTCAATCGGGTTTTCCAGGAGGCCATCGCCACCCGGATCGCCGGTTCGAGCGGACTGCCGGACGTCTTCGAGGCCGTCTCGGCGGCACTCGCCGAGTTGAGCGCGGGCGGCAGCGCGCCGATCGACCGGCTGCTGCGGGTCCGCTGCCTGGTCGCGCGCGACGACAACCTGCGCCGGGTCGCGATGAATCTGGACGCCGAGTTCTGCCGCGCCAACCAGGACCGGATCGCCTCCGCTCTCGGCGGCGGGTCGGAGCTGCGCGCCCGGGTGATGATGGACACGGTCACGGCTGCCATGCGGGCCGCGCTCGACGAGTGGGCGATGCGCCGCCAGTCCGGTGAGGACACCGATCTCGTGGAGGTGTTCCGTCAGGCGTGCGCGTTCCAATACGAAATGCTGCAGAGCGTTTTCGCGCGATGA
- a CDS encoding IS701 family transposase, which translates to MTVEQVQGWDEAFQEFFLEFSHHFGRVETRWQARKYLRGLMAPIERRNSWTLAEHAGDATPDSMQALLCSPCFDRDAVRDAVRARIVAELGDPGGVLVADETGFIKKGKHSAGVQRQYTGTTGKVDNCQIGVFLAYHAPAGQALIDRELYLPASWTDDRDRCRKANIGDEVAFATKPQQAKTMLERAVDAGTPFAWFTADEAYGQNRGLRDWCEEQDIHYVMATRKDHEVPAGLHTTTRVDALISRIRAGAWRRISCGDGAHGPRVYDWVSTPIRAEFPHGRRGWVLARRNINTGELAYYVCFGPRGTRLRTLVRTAGSRWAVEEGFQTTKNEVGLDQYQARRYDGWYAHITLAMAAAAFLIVTRTTENAASKHPPTMTRTA; encoded by the coding sequence GTGACGGTTGAGCAGGTTCAGGGTTGGGATGAGGCGTTCCAGGAGTTCTTCCTGGAGTTCTCGCACCATTTCGGCCGGGTGGAGACCCGCTGGCAGGCACGGAAGTACTTGCGCGGATTGATGGCTCCGATCGAACGGCGTAACAGCTGGACCCTCGCCGAGCATGCCGGTGATGCCACCCCGGACTCGATGCAAGCGCTGCTGTGCAGCCCGTGTTTCGACCGGGACGCGGTCCGTGACGCTGTCCGGGCCCGGATCGTCGCGGAGCTCGGCGATCCGGGTGGAGTGCTGGTCGCTGACGAGACCGGGTTCATCAAGAAGGGCAAACACTCCGCCGGGGTCCAACGGCAGTACACCGGGACCACCGGCAAGGTCGACAACTGCCAGATCGGGGTTTTCCTCGCCTATCACGCCCCGGCCGGGCAGGCGTTGATCGACCGGGAGCTGTATCTGCCGGCATCGTGGACCGACGACCGAGACCGGTGCCGCAAGGCGAACATCGGCGACGAGGTCGCGTTCGCGACCAAACCACAGCAGGCGAAAACCATGCTGGAACGCGCCGTCGACGCCGGGACGCCGTTCGCCTGGTTCACCGCCGACGAGGCCTACGGCCAGAACCGGGGTCTGCGCGACTGGTGTGAAGAACAAGACATCCACTACGTGATGGCCACCCGCAAAGATCATGAGGTGCCTGCCGGACTGCACACCACCACCCGCGTCGACGCCCTCATCAGCCGAATCCGGGCCGGGGCATGGCGGCGGATCTCCTGCGGCGACGGCGCCCATGGGCCGCGGGTCTACGACTGGGTGTCCACCCCGATCCGTGCTGAGTTCCCGCACGGCCGCCGCGGCTGGGTTCTCGCCCGCCGCAACATCAACACCGGCGAGCTGGCCTACTACGTGTGCTTCGGCCCGCGCGGTACCCGGCTACGGACTCTCGTTCGCACGGCGGGCTCACGGTGGGCGGTCGAGGAGGGCTTCCAGACCACCAAGAACGAGGTCGGCCTGGACCAGTACCAGGCCCGCCGCTACGACGGCTGGTATGCCCACATCACCCTGGCCATGGCCGCCGCCGCGTTCCTCATCGTCACCCGCACCACCGAGAACGCCGCCAGCAAACACCCGCCGACGATGACGAGGACGGCCTGA
- a CDS encoding serine hydrolase domain-containing protein: protein MSQLQTAIEEIVESGFVGVSLRVHDEQGEWVGSAGAAELGGTEKPPVDGYHRIGSNTKTFTATLVLQLVAEGRLGLDDPVGKHLSEFGVDQRITVRMLLQHTSGLFNFTGEVYPDGTIAPGIAIPYGPTGQQWLDNRFRTYRPEELVRLALGEPARFEPGAGWSYSNTNYVLARLLVEKVTGRSYAQELQRLIVGPLGLAGTLVPDASPELPAPHAHAYYRHGDTIVDVTRQNPSWISTGGDMISTNRDLHTFISALLGGRLLPAELLTEMCRPLPTGIPDMEYGLGVFVVTTDSGGTLISHNGAAVGHAALMYSTPDGRKTLTATLNCVDDATLSIGPAFQKAQQRLVGEVFGRVSG, encoded by the coding sequence ATGTCGCAGTTGCAGACGGCGATCGAGGAGATCGTCGAGTCCGGATTCGTCGGGGTGTCGTTGCGCGTGCACGACGAGCAGGGGGAGTGGGTCGGCAGCGCCGGGGCCGCCGAGCTGGGCGGGACCGAGAAGCCGCCGGTCGACGGGTATCACCGCATCGGCAGCAACACCAAGACGTTCACCGCGACTCTCGTACTGCAGCTGGTCGCCGAAGGCAGGCTCGGGCTGGACGATCCGGTCGGCAAGCACCTCAGCGAGTTCGGGGTGGACCAGCGGATCACGGTGCGGATGCTGTTGCAGCACACCAGCGGGCTGTTCAACTTCACCGGTGAGGTTTACCCGGACGGGACGATCGCGCCGGGGATCGCCATTCCGTACGGCCCGACTGGGCAGCAATGGCTGGACAACCGGTTCCGGACCTATCGGCCCGAGGAACTGGTGCGGCTCGCGCTGGGCGAGCCGGCCCGGTTCGAGCCGGGAGCGGGCTGGAGCTACTCGAACACCAACTATGTGCTCGCCCGGCTGCTCGTCGAGAAGGTCACCGGTCGTTCGTACGCTCAAGAATTGCAGCGTTTGATCGTCGGGCCCCTCGGGCTGGCCGGCACCCTGGTGCCGGACGCCTCGCCGGAGCTGCCCGCGCCGCACGCGCACGCCTACTACCGGCACGGTGACACGATCGTTGACGTCACCCGGCAGAATCCGTCCTGGATCTCCACCGGCGGTGACATGATCTCCACCAACCGGGACCTGCACACGTTCATCTCGGCGCTGCTGGGCGGCCGGCTCCTGCCGGCTGAGCTGCTGACCGAGATGTGCAGGCCGCTCCCGACCGGCATCCCCGACATGGAGTACGGCCTGGGCGTCTTCGTAGTGACCACGGATAGTGGCGGCACGCTCATCTCGCACAACGGGGCGGCGGTCGGGCATGCGGCGCTGATGTACAGCACGCCCGACGGCCGCAAGACCCTCACCGCCACGCTGAACTGCGTCGACGACGCCACCCTGTCGATCGGTCCGGCGTTCCAGAAGGCCCAGCAGCGGCTCGTCGGCGAGGTATTCGGCAGAGTGAGCGGATGA
- a CDS encoding DUF732 domain-containing protein: protein MLRRWPTVTVMAAIVALSGCTVNVNVPGEGAAAPTSRPTTAQPTTTTAVTYAFVSVVREQLPDLGSGRGDDEIQAMADVICNALAKDAKSEDVVDATRSMGSRDGVPIDHATANEVIKLAIDTSCPGQAPRVTEF from the coding sequence ATGCTGAGACGCTGGCCGACAGTGACCGTGATGGCGGCGATCGTCGCTCTGAGCGGATGCACGGTCAACGTGAACGTGCCGGGAGAGGGCGCGGCGGCGCCCACGTCCCGGCCGACAACCGCGCAGCCCACGACCACGACCGCGGTGACGTACGCCTTCGTGAGCGTGGTCCGCGAGCAGCTGCCGGACCTCGGCAGCGGCCGCGGCGACGATGAGATCCAGGCCATGGCCGACGTCATCTGCAATGCGCTGGCCAAGGACGCGAAGAGCGAGGACGTCGTCGACGCGACCCGTTCGATGGGTTCGCGCGACGGGGTGCCGATCGACCACGCGACCGCGAACGAGGTGATCAAGCTGGCCATCGACACGTCGTGCCCGGGCCAGGCGCCGCGGGTCACCGAGTTCTAG
- a CDS encoding HAD family hydrolase, translating into MIDLDNTLIDRDAAFRGAVVAFLADHGLPAIDVAWVMSVDASGYTARDAVASALVNRYGRTVPAAAVGDLLDSGGAEHVVLPDAIRNALLRARENGWTCVIVTNGRREQQETKIRNAGLDQLVEGWAVSEVVGHKKPAPEIFRAAADIADGLLDGACVIGDSPHADIAGAVALGLRSVWIANGRAWTQDAYRPTHVAGDVASAIGRVLPAGSRSR; encoded by the coding sequence TTGATCGATCTGGACAACACGCTGATCGATCGCGATGCGGCTTTCCGTGGCGCTGTCGTCGCCTTCCTCGCCGACCACGGACTTCCGGCCATCGACGTGGCCTGGGTGATGAGTGTGGACGCGAGCGGCTACACCGCACGCGACGCAGTCGCCTCCGCCCTGGTCAACCGGTACGGACGTACAGTGCCGGCCGCTGCGGTCGGCGACCTCCTGGACAGCGGCGGCGCCGAGCATGTCGTTCTGCCCGATGCCATTCGTAACGCCCTCTTGAGGGCTCGCGAGAACGGTTGGACGTGCGTGATCGTGACCAACGGCCGAAGAGAGCAGCAGGAGACGAAGATCCGGAACGCCGGTCTCGATCAGCTTGTTGAAGGCTGGGCAGTATCGGAGGTCGTCGGCCACAAGAAGCCCGCACCGGAGATCTTCCGGGCGGCCGCTGACATCGCCGATGGTCTCCTCGACGGTGCCTGCGTCATCGGTGACTCGCCGCACGCGGACATCGCCGGCGCCGTAGCACTGGGGCTTCGCAGCGTCTGGATCGCCAACGGAAGAGCCTGGACCCAGGATGCCTACCGGCCTACCCATGTCGCCGGCGACGTCGCCTCCGCCATCGGCCGGGTGCTACCGGCCGGTTCCAGATCACGGTAG
- a CDS encoding MerR family transcriptional regulator: protein MSNGVTIGQAAAFVGVTIKTVRHYHKLGLAEEPHRDSSGYRRYGSADLLRLVQVRTLAEAGVPLAEIGPMLDADGEGFAAALAGVERQLTARIDELTARRDTLHRLADGDRALLPDRAVTLLERMPGLGFTEAEVAATRDGWVLARALVPDGFDDYLTHFEHALQDTRLVTLTRRAAEAAAWEPDDPRIAELATAAAEHYLADPVLLKTVTGLRARTEAATRYTLIAHHGEEPTPAAARLTALFEARLRAAGIHIPATSR from the coding sequence ATGAGCAACGGGGTGACGATCGGGCAGGCGGCCGCGTTCGTCGGCGTCACGATCAAGACGGTGCGGCACTACCACAAGCTCGGCCTGGCCGAGGAGCCGCACCGTGACAGCTCCGGCTACCGGCGGTACGGATCGGCCGACCTGCTGCGGCTCGTGCAGGTGCGGACGCTGGCCGAGGCCGGGGTGCCGCTGGCCGAGATCGGGCCGATGCTCGACGCCGACGGTGAGGGGTTCGCCGCCGCGCTCGCCGGCGTCGAGCGGCAGCTCACCGCACGCATCGACGAGCTGACGGCGCGGCGCGACACGCTGCACCGGCTCGCCGACGGTGACCGGGCCCTGCTGCCGGACCGTGCTGTCACTCTGCTGGAACGGATGCCGGGCCTCGGCTTCACCGAGGCCGAGGTGGCCGCCACCCGGGACGGCTGGGTGCTGGCCCGGGCCCTGGTCCCGGACGGCTTCGACGACTACCTGACCCACTTCGAGCACGCCCTGCAGGACACCCGCCTGGTCACCCTGACCAGGCGGGCCGCCGAAGCCGCGGCCTGGGAGCCGGACGACCCCCGCATCGCCGAGCTCGCCACCGCTGCGGCCGAGCACTACCTCGCTGATCCCGTGCTGCTGAAGACCGTTACCGGCCTACGTGCCCGCACCGAAGCTGCTACCCGGTACACCCTGATCGCCCACCACGGCGAGGAGCCGACGCCGGCCGCGGCACGGCTGACCGCGCTGTTCGAGGCCAGGCTCCGCGCCGCCGGCATCCACATCCCCGCGACGTCCCGGTGA
- a CDS encoding SDR family NAD(P)-dependent oxidoreductase, giving the protein MDHAADWTLNDQTGRTFVVTGASSGLGLAITRHLAAHGGRVIMAVRDIAKGRQARDQLIADHPAADLQIRHLDLLDLDTVHAFGEGLRADAVTVDALINNGGIGNVPRRLSAQGVESQLATNHLGHFALTALLLERLNAGRNPVVVTVGSGLYRIGRLDPDDLAAERGYSPGRAYARSKLANVLFALELDRRLRATGSPVRSLLAHPGMAKTHLDRNAPLLDRAVGTLLGLALRRPIDEAVTPILYAATETAAPTGRHIGPGRPFGPARPTFEKLSGPATNPDLARQLWSRSEAITGLTVLPTAMSLRGGSGLHPHDPNHR; this is encoded by the coding sequence ATGGACCACGCCGCAGACTGGACCCTCAACGATCAGACCGGCCGCACCTTCGTCGTCACCGGCGCCAGCAGCGGCCTCGGTCTCGCGATCACCCGCCACCTCGCCGCACACGGCGGCCGAGTGATCATGGCGGTCCGCGACATCGCGAAAGGCCGGCAGGCCCGCGACCAGCTGATCGCCGACCACCCGGCAGCCGACCTCCAGATCCGCCATCTGGACCTGCTCGACCTCGACACCGTGCACGCGTTCGGCGAGGGCCTGCGCGCCGACGCCGTCACCGTCGACGCGCTGATCAACAACGGCGGCATCGGCAACGTGCCGCGCCGGCTCAGCGCGCAAGGCGTCGAGAGCCAGCTGGCCACCAACCACCTCGGCCACTTCGCCCTCACCGCGCTACTGCTCGAGCGGTTGAACGCGGGCCGCAACCCGGTCGTGGTCACGGTCGGCTCCGGCCTCTACCGCATCGGCCGCCTCGACCCCGACGACCTCGCCGCCGAACGCGGCTACTCACCCGGCCGCGCCTACGCCCGGTCCAAACTCGCCAACGTGCTGTTCGCCCTGGAACTCGACCGCCGGCTACGCGCGACCGGATCGCCCGTACGCAGCCTGCTCGCCCATCCCGGCATGGCCAAGACCCACCTCGATCGCAACGCGCCGCTGCTGGACCGCGCCGTCGGCACACTGCTGGGCCTCGCCCTGCGCCGGCCCATCGACGAGGCCGTGACCCCGATTCTCTACGCCGCCACCGAAACCGCCGCCCCCACCGGCCGCCACATCGGCCCCGGCCGGCCTTTCGGCCCTGCTCGGCCCACCTTCGAAAAGCTCTCCGGCCCGGCGACCAATCCCGACCTCGCGCGGCAACTGTGGTCACGCTCCGAGGCAATCACCGGCCTCACCGTCTTGCCGACAGCGATGAGTCTGCGCGGCGGATCCGGTCTACACCCGCATGACCCGAATCATCGCTGA
- a CDS encoding LpxL/LpxP family acyltransferase has product MAGAALVLSGHRFATVAQRLRPERLYQRFVSHRAALGIEVLPADETRRTVTTLAQRLRAGEVVCLVADRDTSAAGIGVRFCGAPTTFPAGPAQLALRTGAALLPVSLWYNGPRLRVRIHPEILPGREAATRARVAAMTQELADVFTDAVRRHPHDWHVLQPVWPAPAHRT; this is encoded by the coding sequence ATGGCCGGCGCCGCGCTGGTGCTGAGCGGGCACCGGTTCGCCACGGTCGCGCAACGCCTGCGGCCGGAGCGGCTCTATCAGCGGTTCGTAAGCCACCGTGCGGCGCTCGGCATCGAGGTGCTCCCCGCCGACGAGACTCGGCGGACGGTCACCACGCTCGCCCAGCGGCTGCGTGCCGGCGAGGTGGTGTGCCTGGTCGCTGACCGGGACACGTCCGCGGCCGGCATCGGCGTGCGGTTCTGCGGCGCGCCGACGACGTTCCCGGCCGGGCCCGCGCAGCTGGCGCTGCGCACCGGGGCCGCGCTGCTGCCCGTGTCGCTCTGGTACAACGGTCCGCGACTGCGGGTCCGGATCCACCCGGAGATCCTCCCGGGCCGTGAAGCCGCCACCCGGGCCCGGGTGGCGGCTATGACGCAGGAGCTGGCCGACGTCTTCACGGACGCGGTCCGCCGGCATCCCCACGACTGGCACGTGCTGCAACCGGTCTGGCCGGCCCCAGCCCACCGGACCTGA
- a CDS encoding SRPBCC family protein — protein MKYTVSIEIALPRERVAQLLADPAHMPKWLRGLVLHEPISGAHGHVGTTSRVVMQMGKQRMEATETITRREPEDLTEIPEDTVVHFEREIVGAGMWNAARERLTEAGPQRTLWQSENEYRFSSLLMRLVALVMPGAFRKQSLQHMQDFKAFAEQGQDVRNVAG, from the coding sequence ATGAAGTACACCGTCTCGATCGAGATCGCCCTGCCGCGGGAGAGGGTTGCCCAGCTGCTGGCAGACCCGGCACATATGCCGAAATGGCTGCGGGGCCTGGTGCTGCACGAGCCGATCAGCGGCGCACACGGACATGTCGGCACCACGTCGCGGGTCGTGATGCAGATGGGTAAGCAGAGGATGGAGGCCACCGAAACCATCACGCGCCGGGAACCGGAGGACCTGACCGAGATCCCGGAGGACACGGTCGTTCATTTCGAGCGCGAGATCGTCGGCGCCGGCATGTGGAACGCCGCGCGGGAGCGGCTGACCGAAGCCGGCCCGCAGAGGACGCTCTGGCAGAGCGAAAATGAGTACCGGTTCAGCAGCCTGTTGATGCGGCTGGTGGCGCTCGTGATGCCGGGCGCCTTCCGCAAGCAGTCACTGCAGCACATGCAGGATTTCAAGGCATTCGCCGAGCAGGGACAGGACGTCCGCAACGTAGCGGGCTGA
- a CDS encoding TetR/AcrR family transcriptional regulator, with translation MTPPLRADAARNRDQLLVTAREAMAEGDMALQLNDIARRAGMGVGTVYRHFPTRRALIEALAESAFATLVEEARNASRHDDAWTGVEVLLRALLLGQLTDPAFAEVISTGAEQDAFTQTTAHREEFRTAAREVLERARQAGSLRPGLTDEDLHHLVCGTAFALRIGADPADRIERYLRVLLDGIHAATMKR, from the coding sequence GTGACTCCACCGCTTCGCGCCGACGCCGCCCGTAACCGTGACCAGCTGCTGGTGACAGCCCGCGAAGCGATGGCCGAGGGTGATATGGCTCTGCAGCTCAACGACATCGCCCGCCGGGCCGGGATGGGCGTCGGGACGGTGTACCGGCACTTCCCGACCCGCCGGGCCCTCATCGAAGCGCTCGCCGAGAGCGCCTTCGCCACACTGGTCGAGGAAGCTCGCAACGCGAGCCGGCACGATGACGCCTGGACCGGAGTCGAGGTCCTGCTGCGCGCCCTACTCCTGGGGCAGCTGACCGATCCCGCGTTCGCCGAAGTGATCTCCACCGGAGCCGAGCAGGACGCCTTCACACAGACGACCGCTCATCGCGAGGAGTTCAGGACGGCGGCCCGCGAGGTGCTCGAGCGGGCGCGACAGGCTGGTTCGCTGCGCCCCGGCCTCACCGATGAGGACCTGCACCACCTGGTCTGCGGCACCGCGTTCGCCCTGCGGATCGGTGCCGACCCCGCCGATCGCATCGAGCGATACCTGCGGGTGCTGCTCGACGGCATCCATGCCGCAACGATGAAGCGGTGA
- a CDS encoding DUF6325 family protein: MGPVQVLVVGFDQPAFSGEIIAEFTRLRQAGIVRLVDLLLVSRAEDGAVETLAVPDGADAGLGGVAAALLGQSEGEDANGVRDAGDSVWSLADAVPPGSVAAVALIEHLWAGPLTAAIRKAGGAPLEETWLAPDDLAVLERLDEQGQRSRPSTG; the protein is encoded by the coding sequence ATGGGGCCGGTGCAGGTGCTCGTTGTCGGGTTCGACCAGCCGGCGTTCTCCGGGGAGATCATCGCTGAGTTCACCCGGTTGCGGCAGGCTGGAATCGTTCGCCTGGTCGACCTGCTCCTCGTCTCGCGTGCCGAGGACGGTGCGGTCGAGACGCTGGCCGTGCCGGACGGCGCCGACGCGGGACTCGGCGGTGTGGCGGCTGCGCTCCTCGGACAGTCGGAAGGTGAGGACGCGAACGGCGTACGCGATGCTGGTGATTCTGTGTGGTCCCTGGCCGATGCCGTGCCGCCGGGGTCCGTGGCGGCGGTCGCCCTGATCGAGCACCTTTGGGCCGGGCCCCTGACTGCGGCGATCCGGAAGGCGGGTGGCGCCCCGCTGGAGGAGACCTGGCTGGCGCCCGACGACCTTGCGGTGCTTGAGCGTCTCGACGAGCAGGGACAGCGGTCACGACCGTCTACTGGGTAG
- a CDS encoding SHOCT domain-containing protein, which yields MLLVPKQLRRSGMTGSVPYYGGRFTPAQAYAASHPSGPRPRPAMAPDRDPLPALQELLDAGVITAEEYRDLRARVNR from the coding sequence ATGTTGTTGGTGCCGAAGCAGTTGCGGCGTTCCGGGATGACCGGCAGTGTGCCGTACTACGGTGGCCGGTTCACGCCTGCGCAGGCCTATGCGGCCTCTCATCCGTCCGGCCCGCGGCCTCGGCCGGCGATGGCGCCGGACAGGGACCCGCTACCGGCGTTGCAGGAGCTGCTCGACGCCGGGGTGATCACCGCTGAGGAGTATCGGGACCTGCGGGCGCGGGTGAACCGGTGA
- a CDS encoding dihydrofolate reductase family protein codes for MEVARSRAEAASARDVVLMGGGATIRAALDAGLVDTLSLHLAPVVLGAGTPLFAGGEVPRTLVRRSVTATSTATHLVYDVA; via the coding sequence ATCGAGGTCGCGCGTTCGCGCGCGGAGGCAGCGTCGGCTCGCGACGTGGTCCTCATGGGCGGCGGCGCCACGATCCGCGCGGCCCTCGACGCCGGCCTGGTCGACACGCTGTCGCTGCACCTCGCGCCCGTAGTCCTGGGCGCAGGCACGCCACTGTTCGCCGGCGGCGAAGTACCGCGCACGCTGGTGCGGCGGAGCGTGACCGCGACCTCGACCGCAACCCACCTGGTCTACGACGTCGCCTGA